atgaatatgcttagtctgactataatttctacaacttgtggccaaatgaccagatgattttgagccttttgataaagctactggtagaatagtcgtcagaaatgtcagagcgacagtgactgagtgagtgttatgttattgttatgttatgagactggaggtatgtcatgtgttccaccatatcgtcattgatattgaccaggaatactatcgatttgtgtggatgcactgctcaaacagtaaagcatgagccatgatgcttcacttccgaaaagatccaggtgactgagatgtctactactactgttgggcaatccggctgattcttcaaaaatttctctgtatatcctctgtgaaaataaactttctcataatgatatatcttttgtttgtttggtaattttagttgcctatgtttaggcacttttttgccagatttgcctgtaaaaggctgccatagttcaggaaaagaaatcatatacacattacaatgtggatcttcacggtccaaaacaccagggcctactaggtgacatggctcaataataggcattgtctggtaattttggaccacctttggatggatagtttattttccctgaccctggcctgggtctgaatgggcttccaagccatcaatgatgcttataaagccgggaatagcctcatcagtacccccacaagagttattttgtgccagacatcgcgcacagaacttgccatcatctcatttttagagttgctgtatcagtaaaagataataccaaggtgtaaacttaacctattacaggacatcttcctgcaagattgtgattggtttaacttgaagtttgtcatcaatttgactgttgtaattgtacatccaggctgttgtcattcaggaaaaatctgctttatctttcagctaatactttcacttctccagtcaatcgggtttgatgaacatgtcaagctgttgaatggtgtaaacaatcattagcaaatgacgtcacgaatgaaaataagtttgatttcttccacttgaaaagttcaacagcaccacttgcaagaatttgaatttggcattgtgttttacacccttcaacaattgactgtctgtttgttattggtgttcttgtttagcgtttcactgttaaagagtttcaagatgcagaagagaggattagttatctttaatgttaagtttcttctttgcatcattttgtcattaaatttgggcaatggtggtgtAAGAGGGGCCCTGTCACTAGTGGCTGAATAAATACACCATTATTGTGGATGTTACACTGTCAAAGGTGTTTTTTAAAGTAAGTCTCTCATTGGAAGTAAACATAGTGATCCAAATTCATGTCACAGATGCATAATATGATCCCTTCATTCTTAGTAAAAAGACAAGAAATAAGTTAACCTTGGCCATGATTTCAAAGGTCACAGTGTGCAATTTGATTTGTAGGCTAACGAAGTTTATCCACTGCTAAGACATGCAACATAAGTGTTGATTTCATGACTCCTGATACGCACATCTGTCTTCTTAGCTGTACCAGAAAGCATGCTTACTTTACCACCTGGGGCCAAACTATGCCACCCCTTAAAATATCTGCCCAAAGGGGCAATATGCTGATGCCCTTAATCTGTCTCATGGTGGATATTTCAAGAGGTCACAGTCGCCCTCAGTAGGCAGAATTGGCATCCTCAGGGTACTAAGTTTTGTAAAGGTTAACCCTCTGTTCTCCAGTGTCAATTGTCAGTAATTGGAATGCTGTAATTCTGCCCAATGTGCCTCCTGGGTTGATGGAAATAAAAGAGTGTGTTTGTATTTAAGTTGTTCTTTTCTTCTTATTTTTTATTACAACATAACTTAAAATGTAAACATCTTTGCAATTTGATCAACTCTCTGGACTTAATTCAAGTCATCCTTGCATAACCAGTGATGAGggaaaaacctgaatctcaggatgcttcAAGTTGGCTGCTTGAGTTGCTAAGTATGGTATTTGGGCTTCTCTtgaagagcacagtgagatagtTCTACTAAGAACGAAGACCCTGTTGCTGTCCAAACCTTAGGTACATGAGGTACCTCGGGTAAAAAAAGCCAGCTACTTCAAATATGCTACATAAGTTGCCAAATAGGGTAgatgggcctgtcttcaagagcacagtgaaaGAGAAGTTCTGCCAAGGACAGAATGGTTGTGTTGTTGTCCAAGTTCATGAGCTACTCCAAGTAGGCTTCAGTATATATTGGGTACCTGAACCTGTCTTCAAGGGTGTTCTGCCAAGGACGGAATGGTCCTTCCCAGGTACATCAGACACCTCCAGTACATGAGCTACTTCAATTATGCTACTGGTGTTGCTATATAGGGTCCTTGAACCTGTCTTTATGAAAGGGTCCTGATGAGATAAAAATTCTGCCAAGAACGGAAGGGTCCTAATGTTGTCCAAGGTACATAGTTGTCAAGTATTGGGTACTCATCATGGCCGTCCTTATTCCCAGTAACCGACAAGTAAGCACAATATATCATATGAGTAGAGAGGGGTAGTCCAAATAGCTTAACAACAATCTAAATTACTTGGTGCCGCAAACGCATGAATacattaagggttgaccacaggtggCACCCAGGTGAATTCCATCCGATACGCGTCAAGAGGTAAACGCGCTTTCGTCTCCCTGAACAAGTTGTCTCTATACGTCTTCTTTCGTCGGCATGTTTGGGGAAGACAGATCCAGCACGACTGTCGCGCCTTTCCCCTTCGGCTCCTCCGCCAATCAGGCTTATGCTGCATTGAAAAGATAGCACTTAGAATCATCTATgctgaatgtaaatttcataCAGTTTCCTTTCTCATTTACAAATTTCGAACACTTTACCGCGCAAGAGTTTACGTCCTTAAGTGCACCGTTCCAAGCGTTTTCAGTAGCGACGCCATACTTGTACGTCTTCATTCCGCTGGGCAGAACCTCAAGTTTGAAGTTTGCAGGCTGGTGAATGTCGACTGGAGATGAAGAAGGGCTTCTTAAATATGTGACTGAAATTAACAAAGCATAAATGTAAAGAACCCTCTAAACACGCCGCGTGCGCTCCTCAGACAGAGGGGCTCCGTGAAACGGAGGACGAATCTCACGGAGAATCCTCACTGGTATCGGCGCTATATCAAGCGTCGAACTATTATGGCAAATTTTTCTGAGATTTAGGTTGTCTAAGCTTAACAGTTACACCatacaaaatggtggtgcccgCAACCCATATACGGTACTGAAAACTTTGCGTCAAAGCGTCTGGACATTTTTAGACGCAAAATTTTCAGAACCGTGAATGGTTAATTACCAGGTTGACATACATTCCTAAGAATTGGTGGTCCTCTAAGGTCAAGGAAAGGTCAATAAGATAGCCAGAGCCAATGATCCAGGGCCATATTAGGCGCGGGGGGGGCAGATGGACCAACCCGTAAAATATTCTTTTCATGCAGACCTGGAACGAAAGGTGGCCAGTGTCTATCAAACCTAACTTACCCTCACAATGAACTTGGCGGAATTCAAAACGACCCTTATATTCCTTCAAGACGGCACCAGGTGACTGCATTGTCACCTTTTGCAAGTAACATCGCCTTGACATAATAGAATAATCAAAACTTCTGCAATCCCAGGTCGCCTTTGCACAAATCACCATGCACTCCTCCTCAGTCTTTTCTTCTGTAATCTGGTAATTGTTTTTTAAGATAAACTTGTCGGCGAGAACGGTGAAGGCATACCTTGCAAGGTCATCACCACAAACTTTGCCTGGAAATCAAAATCATAAATATCCAGGAAAAGTTACATACACTCCGGACGACGCATATCCTCGTCGCTCCAAGactaggcaggtttcgcaatcggCGCCGCCGGGGCCCCCGACGAAACATTAAGGTCCTCTGCTAACTCGTTTACGCGTACTTACGGATACTTCTTTGTCTTCATAATAGCAAGCATAGATACATAATGAAATAGCTAAATGTGGACAAAATGTGCACTTACCATCAACAGTGGTTTGCATGAGAGATCCCAACATGCAAACACTCGCCAGAACTTGCCATGCCATGGATCAATGTTGATTTCTCGAAGATGTAATAATGATTAAAGTTGAAAATCTGCCTTTTATACTAATTCTATTCCTGGGACGCGTTACATTTTTTTTGTAGAATATTGGAAAGAAGCGCTGTGCTACTAACTCCAACAATCACTTTGACACAATTTAAAAGCTGCATGAAATTTAATTTACATAAAATGTAGTTTTATCATCATATGATATATTATGTATAAAAACTTAGTGAGGTCAGGTATTGTAACCATGGAGTAATTGAAAAAGACTCAAACGCCTCGCGCTGCAGGAATTAATCAACTAATGACCATTTGCTAAATTAAAAATGTAAATAATCATCTATGATGCAAAACAATTACTCAATCAACAATTTGCTCAAAATTGAAACACTATGAAATAGAAACACTACAGGCCTACTCTGTTCgttcaaaatattaaaaattgaaatagattttgaaaatttctaattgtgtTAATACGCAcagaatatcaatttcaacaatgtgCGGTTCAGTCATCAGGCAGGTACACAAATACCAAGTTCCAGCGAATTTGAATGCACATTACTTGCACTATGTTCTATTTCACTGAGCTACCatcagaaataaaatgaacACGACCCGCCGGCGTACCCCCTTTAACGGCCTTCTTTATTCGAAGCTAAATATTGATTATCCCTCATTcttcaatagggagttttcacaaagccccgaaacgtccacgtgacgtgaacgcctatcccaaaGTTCGCCTTCGTTTacaggaggtcaaacaatgggGGACAGGCGTTCACGTTAGCGTTTCGgtggatttgcgaaaactccccatTGTGCAATTGCGACCCGAATTTGGCTGAAAAGAATTTATTCATAGGGCTTTTGTTTCTGGTTTTCCCCAGTAGGGCCTAAACTTTATGGGCCATTTTTTGTTATATCGTTACCTGGTATTACAGGCCACGCCGCGGTTCAGTAATTATTCATAATAACGCTAGAATTATAAAAggcgagcttatatatttttgatagtaTGGGCACCACCGaatgatatatacatatatataaatatCTTGACGGTAGGCCTATTACTACTTCGGATTTCCGAACGCGGAAGTTCACTAGGTCAGCAAGGGAATTGCATAACAGATCTTCGAACTGCGCGAAAGGTTTAACAGTTTTAGTATTCGCCTTGCTTTCATAAGATAACTATATGAAGCCACTAACAGAGAAAGTAACGGTAAGTCATTTTACTAGCGCATACAATGACTCTCTAACGCGCCAACAATGACATCCGCGACACCCTATACTATACACGCCTTTGAGCCGCCGTTCATTCAAAATCCTGAATATTACGGCGTCTACTTTCATCATTGCAAACTTCTGTGCTTGATTATACCTAAGATCACCCTACGACGATACTTTTTTACAAGTAATATTAAGGGACACTTTTAGGCCGATTAGATCACAATCCAGACTCCGCATAGCCATGATAGTATCACTGATACATGATCACTATTAGATACCGCTGACGAATGTGGCAGCGACAAATCAGACCAACCATACAACTTCGGCGACAGTAAGTGCCCTATTGTCGTGAGAATGTCGCGACAGGCGTGGGAAAAGCCGAGTTTACACATTTTAAGCAACTCTCTTGCCTGTCAGCGGACATCGCAAATCGGACGTCAATATCCTGATATCTTTCGATCGACAAGAAGAAAGACGCCCGAAAAGACGTGACACATCCAAAGTTGATAATGTGGACTGAATTGCAACATTGCGACAGCGTAGGCTATATGATAGAGTGGTTTGATCTTATAACGACGAAACAGTTTAGAATCGTCTTTCCTTgatggcgacaggacgaggccggtcaacTGCGTTCGGAGTGTAACAATGACCAGTACCTTCTGAACTCTTCCATCTTTTCAGAAATGGCACAACACGACGTCCACATCATTCCCCTGTTATGCGCAATTTATGCCGGCGATGTGAAGGGAGCAAGGAAGCTTATCAAAGCTGGAGCGACAATTCTCGAAGAGTACCACATCGATGGAATTCGATACACTCCTTTACACATAGCCACAGAGAGAGGAGTGATAGACACTTGCAAGGACTTGGTTAATGCTTGGGCCTCGGCATTTCTTATTGATGCAGATTCAATCTCGCCTCTTTCTTTGGCAACCAAGAATACCAGAAACCAAAATGAGATTCTTGACTACTTTTTTGGGCTTGGTACATGTATCAGTGAAGTCAACAAAGCTGACGAAGACGGTGACCGTCCATTACACTATGCTGCTTGTCATGGAAATAAACATGCAGTGGAACAGTTGCTTAAACATGGTGCGAATCCCAACGTCAGGAACAGGGTATCAACCACACCGCTCTGGGATGCCTGCAAGGTTGGCAATTTCGACATAGTAAGATTATTGACGCAATATGGTGCTATTTCAAGTCATGAGGACACACAAGATTCCTGTTCCGTAGGTGATGATTGCGAAGCATTTCCAAGATCACCCCTATATGACGTTTTAGGGCTCACTCCATTCCTTCCAGAGGCCCAGAACATTGTGTATTACCTTGTTGATTCTGGTTACGACTTATCCAAAGAACACTGGATTCCCAAGGGTAACTTTCCAACATCTTTACCCCACACTGGCACATCCCTAACAAGGTGGCTGGTGAGGGAGGCAAGGACCCCAAGGAGCTTGCAGGTTCTTTGCAGGAAAACAATCAAACAGACAATTGGATCATATCCAAAGGAAGTAGAAGAACTTCCACTTCCAAGACTTATCAAGGACTATATTTTACACAGGTTTATATCAGGTCAGTTtagagacaggttgtgacattgcttCTAACGTATGGTCAGTATTCAGAGACAGTTAGTGTTATGGTCTCTTAAAACGTATAGTCAGTATTCAGATGCAGGTTGGGACGTTTTGGACAATGGTCAGAGACATGTTGTAACGTTGTCACTTACAAGCTATGGTCATTATTCAGAGACCGGTTGTGTCAATGGCCCTCACAAGCTATGGTGATTATTCAGAGACATGTTGTGACATTGTTCCTTGAGACAATACTAGTATTCAGTATTCAGAGagagacaggttgtgccgtTGTCCCCTACAGGCTATGGTGAATATCCAGAGacatgttgtgacattgtcccttaTAAGCAATGTTCAGTATTCAGAGAGACAGGTTGCGCCATTGTCCCTTACAAGCTACAGTCAGCATTCAAAGACAGCTTGTGTCAATGTCCCTTATAAGCTATGGTCAGTATTccgagacaggttgtgacattgtcccaacATCCGCCATGATTAATTATCTACAGAGTCTATCCAGCTATCCATCTGATGAAAAGAGGCATGCTGCTGGTAACAGCAATTATATtcaaataagacaaaatttTAATTTACATTTTTGATATTTATAACATATACACCCGTGCTGAgtacaaaaatatatttcttttaGGACAGAAGCACTTTTAGTGCATGAGATACATAAGTTCAACAGTCATATATATATTCACCTTTAACAATGATTATACATTTATATATAAGACAAGATAACAGCATTAGATAATACATCAAGAGTATTTAAGATATCATCAAGAGAAACATCACACGCTTAGTAGTAGATAACCAATTAGCTTGTCATGGAGAATCATCCGTATGAAAATTTTGTTATTTAGAATACAGAAAACCTTTAAACAAGGAGAGGAAAAAGCGGTGAAAATTGAATAGACAAAGAACTTACTTAGCAAGAGAGCTTTATAAATCTTTAACCGATTAgatttgattttcaaaatcttcCATGATTAATTATTCACTATAAATTAGATTTTCCAGGAATTGCATAATTTTTGATTTTTCTGACATTCATACGACTTAGCCAACAAAAAGGTTgatgtaaaactaaaatttcactacacaaaacaaacatttctcAGCTGCACATGGAACAAAATTCCTTTCACACTCTGcagaatcagttccccaactGACCGAAAATCTAATCTTAATCTTGGGTATTTGTAAATTTACTAAACCAACCTGTCCCAGGACAGGCCAGCCTTGCAATTAAGTTAGAAAAACTGCTCGaactggggaattgattctccagggtgtttCAGTACAATTATGCAATCAGATCTTTTCACACCTCTATACTAGGGTCAGACTGTGGACGGCCCATGTCTAGCAGTTTCTTCTCATTCTTAAGTTTGGCTTTTTCTGTCCGTGTGTGCCAGACTAGTACCTGAAAATATTTCAGAGGAAAAGGTGAGATATTGATCCCTGGAAGAAGAGACAGCTGCTGGTCTGAGCAACAATTCTACAAGAAGGGTTGGACGATTTTGAATTTCTGGCAATGAGCAGAAATACACTGCAAAGTTGTTCAGGCCCTGGTTTGACACATGGAATCTGCTCAGTTTATCACTAccttcttaatttttttatgcCATAAAAGTGTTTCATTACCTTTGTACAACTGTCTGCCTTTGGCTCAAGTTCCTCCATTGTGATAATTTTCTTGAGCAGTGAAGTTTCCTGATAGCCTCGTTGTACTCTGAGGT
Above is a window of Lineus longissimus chromosome 3, tnLinLong1.2, whole genome shotgun sequence DNA encoding:
- the LOC135485459 gene encoding poly [ADP-ribose] polymerase tankyrase-2-like; the protein is MAQHDVHIIPLLCAIYAGDVKGARKLIKAGATILEEYHIDGIRYTPLHIATERGVIDTCKDLVNAWASAFLIDADSISPLSLATKNTRNQNEILDYFFGLGTCISEVNKADEDGDRPLHYAACHGNKHAVEQLLKHGANPNVRNRVSTTPLWDACKVGNFDIVRLLTQYGAISSHEDTQDSCSVGDDCEAFPRSPLYDVLGLTPFLPEAQNIVYYLVDSGYDLSKEHWIPKGNFPTSLPHTGTSLTRWLVREARTPRSLQVLCRKTIKQTIGSYPKEVEELPLPRLIKDYILHRFISGQFRDRL
- the LOC135485418 gene encoding uncharacterized protein LOC135485418, whose product is MAWQVLASVCMLGSLMQTTVDGKVCGDDLARYAFTVLADKFILKNNYQITEEKTEEECMVICAKATWDCRSFDYSIMSRRCYLQKVTMQSPGAVLKEYKGRFEFRQVHCEVTYLRSPSSSPVDIHQPANFKLEVLPSGMKTYKYGVATENAWNGALKDVNSCAVKCSKFVNEKGNCMKFTFSIDDSKCYLFNAA